From a single Bacillus gobiensis genomic region:
- a CDS encoding DUF4177 domain-containing protein — protein sequence MAVFEYKTLKFIPQKKGFVSSSFEFDSELNRLGQNGWQVTTSFTNEISGTTTAVYYTLKRELQEK from the coding sequence TTGGCTGTATTTGAATACAAAACTTTGAAATTTATTCCTCAGAAAAAAGGCTTTGTTTCCTCTAGTTTTGAATTTGACTCTGAATTAAATCGCCTCGGGCAAAATGGCTGGCAGGTCACAACTTCATTCACAAATGAAATAAGCGGCACGACCACTGCTGTCTATTACACACTTAAAAGGGAACTCCAAGAAAAATAG
- a CDS encoding VOC family protein — MSFQFKVIDHVQLAAPKEGEESARHFFTQILGFKEINKPSQLKKNGGVWFEKGSIHVHVGIEDPFVPAKKAHPAFEIEDLPSFIEHLEANSYPYKSDNRLPEADRIYLADPFENRIEILEWNGERKPL, encoded by the coding sequence ATGTCATTTCAATTTAAAGTAATTGACCACGTGCAGTTAGCCGCACCAAAAGAGGGAGAAGAATCTGCTCGTCATTTTTTTACTCAGATTCTAGGTTTTAAAGAAATTAATAAACCATCTCAATTAAAAAAGAATGGCGGCGTTTGGTTTGAAAAAGGTTCCATACATGTCCATGTAGGAATTGAAGATCCGTTCGTGCCGGCAAAAAAGGCACATCCCGCGTTTGAAATTGAGGATTTGCCTTCGTTTATCGAACATTTGGAAGCAAATTCCTATCCATACAAATCAGATAACCGCCTTCCGGAGGCCGATCGAATTTATTTAGCAGATCCATTTGAAAATCGTATTGAAATTTTGGAATGGAATGGGGAAAGAAAACCATTATAA
- a CDS encoding P-loop NTPase family protein has product MKKIMVLGISPGVGKSTFANELGRILGIKVHHLDAYFWRAGWIQAPPEEFAEAQQQIVQNNEWIIEGNYTGTYEIRSREADTIIYLELPLSLCLYRVFKRYIKNIGNTRPDMAPGCQEKLDFEFLKFIMTTYYPRRKKIKKRLASFQPIGEDKKTVILKNKKEIRTYLEEQKL; this is encoded by the coding sequence TTGAAAAAAATTATGGTGCTTGGGATTTCTCCAGGAGTCGGGAAATCAACGTTTGCGAACGAACTTGGAAGAATTCTCGGAATCAAGGTTCATCATTTGGATGCCTATTTTTGGAGAGCAGGCTGGATACAGGCTCCGCCGGAGGAATTTGCCGAAGCCCAGCAGCAAATCGTCCAGAACAACGAATGGATCATCGAAGGCAACTACACCGGCACCTACGAAATTCGGTCCAGAGAAGCGGACACCATCATTTACCTTGAGCTTCCTTTGTCACTATGTTTGTACCGGGTATTTAAGCGCTACATCAAAAACATTGGAAACACTAGGCCGGATATGGCTCCAGGCTGTCAGGAGAAGCTAGACTTTGAATTTCTAAAGTTTATTATGACCACCTATTATCCTCGGAGAAAAAAGATAAAGAAGCGGCTCGCTTCCTTTCAACCCATTGGTGAGGACAAAAAGACTGTGATCTTGAAAAACAAAAAGGAAATTCGGACGTATTTAGAAGAACAAAAGTTATGA
- a CDS encoding DUF6886 family protein yields MLFHISEEPDLSVFAPRIAVNYSHLPPVVWAIDQEHLPHYFLPRDCPRVIYWQGEQTNEADTKRFFSQSTARKVIAVENGWLARILNTPLYQYSFEPAPFTLFEEAKTAGYYIAETTVAPIATECIPNGLEQIAQAGIEIRVTPHLQLIRDQVISSTLDFSIIRFRNARKEI; encoded by the coding sequence ATGCTGTTCCATATAAGCGAGGAGCCAGACTTATCTGTATTCGCACCTAGAATCGCAGTGAATTATTCTCATCTTCCGCCTGTCGTTTGGGCCATTGATCAAGAGCATTTGCCCCATTACTTCCTGCCGCGTGACTGTCCGAGAGTCATCTATTGGCAAGGTGAACAAACTAACGAAGCAGATACAAAACGATTTTTTAGTCAGTCCACTGCGAGAAAGGTGATCGCTGTCGAAAACGGTTGGCTGGCACGAATCCTGAACACCCCTCTCTATCAATATAGCTTTGAACCAGCGCCATTCACTCTGTTCGAAGAAGCAAAAACAGCCGGATACTACATAGCAGAAACGACCGTCGCTCCTATTGCGACCGAGTGCATACCGAACGGCCTTGAGCAAATCGCACAAGCAGGGATTGAAATTCGAGTTACTCCTCATTTGCAGTTGATCAGGGACCAAGTCATTTCCTCCACCTTAGATTTTTCCATCATTCGATTTCGAAATGCAAGAAAGGAGATATGA
- a CDS encoding histidine phosphatase family protein, whose product MTAICLIRHGETDWNLQRRLQGSTDIPLNSTGLNQADKTGKHLKDTEWDVIVASPLIRAKKTAEIINEYLQLPLIEMEEFKERDFGDAEGISLEERTEKYPSKNYPNQETIEDFTERLMTGLKKVQKEFPNKKVLVVAHGGAIHTILTTISNGEVNLDNTPLVNACISNIQFAEEKWNVSNYNLSEHLL is encoded by the coding sequence ATGACAGCCATTTGCCTAATCAGACATGGAGAAACAGACTGGAATTTACAAAGAAGGCTTCAAGGTAGCACAGATATTCCTTTAAACTCAACTGGTTTAAATCAAGCTGATAAAACCGGGAAGCATTTAAAAGACACAGAATGGGACGTCATTGTGGCTAGCCCCTTAATCAGAGCGAAAAAAACCGCTGAAATCATTAATGAATATCTGCAGCTCCCATTAATCGAAATGGAAGAATTCAAGGAGCGCGATTTTGGGGATGCGGAAGGAATATCGCTAGAAGAACGAACGGAAAAATACCCTTCAAAAAATTACCCAAACCAAGAAACGATTGAGGATTTTACTGAACGGCTTATGACTGGATTAAAAAAAGTTCAAAAAGAATTCCCAAATAAAAAAGTATTGGTCGTGGCGCATGGGGGAGCGATTCATACCATCCTTACCACTATTTCCAACGGAGAAGTCAATTTGGACAACACCCCCCTTGTCAACGCCTGTATAAGCAACATCCAATTCGCGGAAGAAAAGTGGAATGTCTCGAATTACAACCTGAGCGAACATTTACTCTAA
- a CDS encoding GDSL-type esterase/lipase family protein: MPLYYTALGDSLSVGVGAGLFGTGFVERYEKMIEEDLHIDVYLHVCARSGQTTGEILQMLNQPDHIQRLSKANIITITAGGNDLIDAVLEYYNDPDEQIFLDALATSRNHFRSILERIAELKEGKSDYMIRIANLYNPVPQVPLAKKWISRFNKHLQQLANEPHVKIADLYSAFQNHTDEYVSVDNIHPNQLGYQVIAEEMRKTGYKPLG; this comes from the coding sequence ATGCCGCTTTATTATACGGCACTTGGGGATTCTCTTTCTGTCGGAGTAGGTGCGGGCCTGTTTGGTACGGGCTTTGTTGAGCGATACGAGAAAATGATCGAGGAGGATCTTCATATAGACGTCTATCTTCATGTTTGTGCTCGTTCAGGCCAAACGACGGGAGAAATTCTTCAAATGCTTAATCAGCCTGATCATATACAACGATTATCTAAAGCAAACATTATTACGATTACCGCGGGTGGAAATGATTTAATCGACGCAGTGCTCGAATATTATAATGACCCCGATGAACAAATATTTTTAGATGCCCTCGCAACATCCCGCAACCATTTTCGTTCAATTCTGGAACGTATTGCAGAGCTGAAAGAAGGAAAATCCGACTATATGATTCGAATCGCCAATCTATACAACCCCGTCCCTCAAGTTCCATTAGCCAAGAAATGGATTTCGCGTTTCAATAAACATTTGCAGCAGCTAGCAAATGAACCTCATGTAAAAATCGCCGATCTCTATTCAGCGTTTCAAAACCATACAGACGAGTATGTATCGGTCGACAACATTCATCCTAATCAACTTGGCTATCAAGTTATCGCAGAAGAAATGAGAAAAACAGGATACAAACCGCTTGGGTAA
- a CDS encoding FAD-dependent oxidoreductase, translating into MLTDSIEKKPEPIWRESCQIKKFPALEEDKTTDVTIVGGGITGITAAYELTKKGYSVVVIDANELLNGTTGHTTAKITAQHSLIYHELIQHMGVPKARLYYESNRAVITYIQNIVKEHQISCDFSPQDAILWTEDESAIKKLRQEEEAYKQIGIDREWLDELPLPVKSKGALVMKNQAQFHPLAYLKVLLEQIVEQGGEIYEHTVAVDIEDTDNADHPKVLLKNGKKISSKYVLICSHFPFYDSGFYFSKLHADRSYVMAIKPKSPFPGGMYLNIDTPVRSLRETMHNGEKILLVGGESHQTGQGYDTEAYYTALEDFSEKTFGIDQIISRWSAQDLISLDKLPYIGPITRKKEKILIATAYKKWGMTSGTLAAQLLTDYVTGNTNRSHELYRPGRFYPDPSIKKFIQENSDVAAHLTEGKIDSPEIGPGEVGKDEGMVVNVNGYRTGAYRDESGKLFLVDTTCTHMGCEVEWNSGDRTWDCPCHGSRFSHTGDVIEGPAIEPLAKRDSEKL; encoded by the coding sequence ATTTTGACAGACTCTATCGAAAAAAAACCAGAGCCGATCTGGCGAGAATCATGCCAAATTAAAAAATTTCCGGCATTAGAAGAGGATAAAACAACAGATGTTACGATCGTAGGAGGCGGTATTACAGGTATTACGGCAGCCTACGAGCTGACAAAAAAGGGCTACTCGGTTGTCGTTATTGATGCAAACGAGCTGTTAAACGGAACAACCGGCCACACTACAGCCAAAATTACAGCCCAACATAGCCTCATCTATCACGAGCTCATTCAGCATATGGGCGTTCCAAAAGCAAGGCTTTATTATGAGTCTAATCGAGCGGTTATCACGTATATTCAAAATATAGTAAAAGAGCATCAGATTTCTTGCGATTTTTCTCCGCAGGACGCCATTCTTTGGACCGAGGATGAATCTGCAATTAAGAAGCTTCGCCAGGAGGAAGAAGCTTATAAACAAATCGGCATCGATCGAGAGTGGTTGGACGAGCTTCCCTTGCCAGTGAAAAGCAAAGGCGCACTCGTTATGAAAAATCAGGCACAATTTCATCCGTTAGCTTATTTAAAGGTTCTGCTGGAACAAATTGTTGAACAAGGCGGCGAGATCTATGAACACACGGTGGCAGTCGATATAGAAGATACGGATAACGCAGATCACCCAAAGGTCTTATTAAAAAACGGTAAAAAGATTTCGAGCAAATATGTACTCATATGCTCCCATTTTCCGTTTTATGACAGCGGCTTTTATTTTTCAAAGCTTCATGCCGACAGGTCGTATGTGATGGCTATTAAGCCTAAGTCTCCATTCCCAGGAGGCATGTACTTGAATATTGATACGCCTGTAAGATCGTTGCGAGAAACGATGCACAACGGTGAAAAAATACTTTTGGTAGGCGGAGAAAGCCATCAAACCGGCCAAGGCTACGACACGGAAGCTTACTACACCGCTTTGGAGGACTTTTCTGAGAAAACGTTTGGCATTGATCAAATCATCTCCCGCTGGTCGGCGCAAGACTTGATTTCACTTGACAAGCTGCCGTATATCGGTCCAATCACCCGAAAGAAAGAGAAAATATTAATCGCCACAGCCTACAAAAAATGGGGCATGACATCAGGGACACTCGCTGCCCAGCTATTAACTGATTACGTTACTGGTAATACAAATCGAAGCCATGAACTGTATCGTCCCGGACGCTTCTATCCTGATCCTTCCATTAAGAAGTTTATCCAGGAAAATTCTGATGTTGCCGCCCATTTAACGGAAGGAAAAATCGATTCTCCTGAAATTGGACCGGGTGAGGTCGGCAAGGACGAAGGAATGGTCGTAAATGTGAACGGTTATCGAACGGGAGCATATCGCGACGAGTCAGGCAAGCTTTTTCTCGTTGATACGACATGCACCCATATGGGATGCGAAGTCGAATGGAACAGCGGCGACCGCACATGGGACTGCCCTTGCCACGGCTCACGCTTCTCACACACAGGCGACGTGATCGAAGGACCTGCAATAGAGCCATTGGCAAAGAGGGATTCAGAAAAGCTGTAA
- a CDS encoding SDR family oxidoreductase: protein MTKNTPKQVLPPQHQNERPGLEHVMNPTPVFDFPKKDKKLAGKTAIITGGDSGIGRAVAVLFSKEGANVAVVYLNEKEDAQKTKELVEKEGTSCLLIEGDVGDEAFCNEAAAQTKNTFGSIDILVNNAAEQHPQTGIEKITKEQLERTFRTNIFSMFFLTKAVLPHLKKGSTIINTTSITAYAGHEKLLDYSSTKGAITTFTRSLSLSLATQGIRVNGVAPGPIWTPLIPSTFTEKEVAEFGSTTPMQRPGQPAEIAPAYVYLASDDSSYVTGQVIHINGGSIVNG, encoded by the coding sequence TTGACAAAGAACACACCTAAACAAGTGCTCCCGCCACAGCATCAAAATGAGCGGCCGGGCCTTGAGCATGTCATGAATCCCACTCCAGTGTTTGATTTCCCAAAAAAAGATAAAAAGCTGGCAGGGAAAACAGCGATTATTACCGGCGGCGACAGCGGGATTGGCAGAGCAGTTGCTGTTTTGTTCAGTAAAGAGGGCGCTAACGTAGCTGTTGTTTATTTAAATGAAAAAGAGGATGCCCAAAAGACAAAAGAGCTGGTAGAGAAAGAAGGGACAAGCTGCTTGCTCATTGAAGGAGATGTAGGTGACGAAGCCTTCTGCAATGAAGCGGCTGCACAAACGAAAAACACGTTTGGAAGCATTGATATTCTCGTAAACAATGCTGCAGAACAGCACCCGCAAACTGGGATTGAGAAAATTACGAAAGAACAGCTTGAACGGACGTTTCGCACGAATATCTTTTCCATGTTCTTTTTAACAAAAGCTGTGCTGCCGCATCTAAAAAAGGGGAGCACAATCATTAATACGACTTCAATAACAGCATATGCCGGCCATGAGAAGCTGCTTGATTATTCGTCGACGAAGGGCGCGATCACTACCTTTACTCGTTCGTTGTCGCTTTCTCTTGCTACACAAGGAATTCGTGTCAACGGTGTTGCCCCGGGGCCAATCTGGACACCACTTATCCCTTCAACTTTTACAGAAAAAGAGGTGGCGGAATTCGGTTCAACAACTCCGATGCAGCGCCCTGGCCAGCCGGCAGAGATAGCCCCTGCTTACGTTTACCTTGCATCCGACGATTCATCCTACGTGACTGGACAAGTGATTCACATCAACGGAGGAAGCATTGTAAATGGCTAG
- a CDS encoding ABC transporter substrate-binding protein, translating to MLKMKALSLLLMAFVLVISGCSSSSTSGEKRNEEEKDEVVTIVYSKGQDATGGTKKIVEEFNKRNPKIQVKFREMPADTGQQHDAYVTMFNGGSSEIDVMELDTIWPAEFAQAGYLVELDRFLQQDKDIKLEDYNQRAVSAASFNGKQWAMPKYIDTGLLFYRKDIIAENEVPKTWDELIASAKENQGKNGMKYGYLMQAKQYEGLVCNGIEFISSYGGKFLDDNGKVVVNSPETIKGVAKMVEVATMDAVPDNVTTFIEQESHTAFIEGQSPLIRNWPYQYSLANDPEQSKIVDKIGVAPLPAGDAGTAAALGGWMTGINKFSKHKKEAWEFVKFMTGPEGQKIGALYGALAPTIPALYEDKEIIEKNPFFAEEGFQKGLETAVPRPVTANYPEVSEVIQIELSKAIAKEVTPEQAVQNMEKELKAVLGQ from the coding sequence ATGCTAAAAATGAAAGCGCTATCTTTATTGTTGATGGCTTTTGTTCTCGTTATTAGTGGTTGTTCCAGCAGCTCGACAAGCGGAGAAAAGCGAAACGAGGAAGAGAAAGACGAAGTCGTAACAATCGTTTATTCGAAGGGGCAGGACGCGACTGGAGGAACGAAAAAAATTGTAGAAGAATTTAATAAACGAAACCCGAAAATTCAAGTGAAATTCAGAGAAATGCCTGCTGACACAGGGCAGCAGCACGATGCATACGTTACGATGTTTAACGGGGGATCATCTGAAATCGACGTGATGGAGCTTGATACCATCTGGCCGGCAGAATTTGCCCAGGCGGGGTATTTGGTGGAGCTCGACCGTTTCTTGCAGCAGGATAAAGATATTAAACTTGAAGACTACAATCAGAGAGCTGTGTCTGCAGCATCGTTTAATGGGAAGCAGTGGGCGATGCCTAAGTATATTGATACCGGTCTTTTATTCTATCGAAAAGATATTATTGCTGAGAATGAAGTGCCGAAAACGTGGGATGAGCTAATTGCTTCAGCAAAAGAAAACCAAGGGAAAAACGGTATGAAGTATGGGTATCTAATGCAGGCGAAGCAATATGAAGGTCTAGTTTGTAACGGAATTGAATTTATTTCTTCTTACGGCGGAAAATTCCTCGATGATAACGGAAAGGTAGTTGTCAATTCGCCTGAAACGATAAAAGGTGTTGCGAAAATGGTTGAAGTAGCCACTATGGATGCTGTTCCGGACAACGTTACGACCTTTATCGAACAAGAATCACATACCGCGTTTATCGAAGGTCAATCCCCGTTAATCCGCAACTGGCCGTACCAATATAGTCTTGCTAACGATCCTGAGCAATCGAAAATTGTTGATAAGATTGGAGTGGCGCCTCTTCCAGCAGGGGATGCAGGGACAGCGGCCGCGCTTGGCGGATGGATGACCGGAATTAATAAGTTTTCTAAGCATAAAAAGGAAGCCTGGGAATTTGTGAAATTTATGACCGGACCTGAAGGGCAAAAAATTGGAGCGCTTTACGGGGCACTCGCACCTACTATTCCGGCTTTATACGAAGATAAAGAAATCATTGAGAAAAATCCGTTCTTTGCTGAAGAAGGCTTCCAAAAAGGCCTTGAGACTGCCGTGCCAAGACCGGTAACTGCCAATTATCCTGAAGTATCCGAAGTGATTCAAATTGAACTGAGCAAAGCGATTGCAAAAGAGGTTACACCGGAACAAGCAGTTCAAAATATGGAGAAAGAGCTGAAAGCCGTGCTTGGTCAATAA
- a CDS encoding carbohydrate ABC transporter permease has product MATKVKVSREKKAERRLAYLLIIPSVVLILVVAIWPVIQSFYFSLFDYRLNDPKASTLQYEHQLDLSVYLDTQPFLVAALDEVKEIPANEQGKLDEAVNVLTSLDEDVREYSDERYDEINTKLMEFETPSSEEKMVSLNEQEAENYTEKSKQASELITGIAALEKDEKITGLAKRMDDAVVEPNFIGLAHYGNLFSNMRLWNSLYNTLFFTVISVCIELIIGLAIALLIHKSFFGRGMVRASILIPWAIPTAVSALMWKFLYDGQNGIIAKYLSDIGLFESMGDLLTSGAGAMFSIIFTDVWKTTPYMALLLLAGLQTIPNSLYEAASIDGAGKWKRFVTITLPLLKSSILVALLFRTLDAFRVFDLIYVLTGGGPANSTEVISLYAYKIMFSQTNFGQGSAISVIVFLCVAVISVIYIKLLGSDLISDKK; this is encoded by the coding sequence ATGGCAACAAAAGTTAAAGTTAGCCGGGAGAAAAAAGCTGAACGCAGATTGGCTTATCTGTTAATTATCCCTTCTGTAGTACTGATTCTTGTCGTCGCCATTTGGCCCGTCATCCAGTCCTTTTATTTCAGCCTGTTTGATTACAGGCTGAATGACCCAAAAGCTTCAACGCTTCAATATGAGCACCAGCTTGATTTATCCGTATATTTGGATACCCAGCCATTTCTTGTGGCAGCCCTAGATGAAGTAAAAGAAATACCGGCGAATGAACAGGGGAAACTGGATGAAGCGGTCAATGTTTTGACGAGCCTGGATGAGGACGTAAGGGAGTATTCTGACGAACGTTATGATGAAATTAATACGAAGCTGATGGAATTCGAAACCCCTTCTTCTGAAGAGAAGATGGTTTCTTTGAATGAACAAGAGGCTGAAAACTATACTGAAAAATCAAAGCAAGCAAGTGAATTGATAACTGGAATCGCAGCTCTGGAAAAAGATGAGAAAATCACGGGGCTTGCAAAACGCATGGACGATGCTGTGGTAGAGCCGAATTTTATCGGATTAGCTCATTACGGCAATTTATTTTCAAACATGAGGCTATGGAATTCTCTTTATAATACGTTGTTTTTTACCGTCATTTCGGTCTGCATTGAGCTTATTATCGGTCTTGCGATCGCCCTGTTAATTCACAAAAGCTTTTTTGGAAGAGGTATGGTACGTGCTTCCATTCTTATTCCGTGGGCGATTCCGACAGCTGTATCGGCTTTGATGTGGAAGTTTTTATACGACGGCCAAAACGGAATTATCGCAAAATACTTGTCTGACATTGGGCTGTTCGAGTCGATGGGAGATTTATTGACAAGTGGGGCAGGTGCGATGTTCTCCATTATTTTTACAGACGTTTGGAAAACGACGCCTTACATGGCTCTCTTGTTGCTCGCTGGATTACAAACGATCCCAAATAGCTTATATGAAGCAGCTTCGATTGATGGTGCGGGAAAGTGGAAACGGTTTGTCACGATTACACTGCCACTTTTGAAATCGAGCATCCTTGTGGCATTGTTATTTCGAACGCTGGATGCCTTCCGTGTCTTTGATTTGATTTATGTGTTGACTGGAGGAGGACCAGCAAACAGTACAGAGGTAATCTCTCTTTATGCGTATAAAATCATGTTTTCCCAAACCAATTTCGGTCAAGGCTCGGCAATCTCTGTTATCGTCTTTCTATGTGTGGCGGTTATATCCGTTATTTATATTAAGCTGCTCGGATCAGACCTCATTTCTGACAAAAAATAA
- a CDS encoding carbohydrate ABC transporter permease — protein sequence MKKKAGPFFYLGLILFVFFVMFPFLWILLASIKPLSALFGERAFDWFASNPTFSHYVSVFTEYPFIKYLWNSTVVAGITTAYTVFVAAFAAYAIARLDFKGKTLFLGIVLSVSMFPQIATISPIYLFLRNVGLTNSYLGLIIPYTTFALPLSIWLLVTFFRKIPFDLEEAARIDGATRMQTYFKVVLPLAVPGVFTTAILVFIAAWNEFLFSLTINTDEPFKTVPVGIAMFRGQYTIPWGEISAATVIVTVPLVILVLLFQRRIVSGLTSGSVKE from the coding sequence GTGAAAAAAAAAGCGGGACCTTTCTTTTATCTTGGCTTAATCTTATTTGTTTTTTTCGTCATGTTTCCTTTTTTATGGATTTTGCTTGCCAGCATCAAACCCTTGTCCGCGCTGTTCGGGGAAAGGGCTTTCGATTGGTTTGCCTCTAATCCCACATTCTCGCATTACGTTTCAGTGTTTACTGAATATCCGTTTATTAAGTATTTGTGGAATTCAACCGTAGTTGCCGGAATTACAACAGCCTATACCGTGTTTGTGGCAGCATTTGCCGCTTACGCGATCGCCAGGCTTGATTTTAAAGGAAAAACATTGTTTCTTGGCATCGTGTTATCCGTGTCGATGTTTCCGCAGATAGCAACGATTTCGCCGATCTATCTTTTTTTAAGAAACGTTGGCTTAACTAACAGCTATTTGGGACTGATTATCCCTTATACTACTTTTGCTTTGCCGCTATCCATCTGGTTACTCGTCACTTTTTTTCGGAAAATCCCTTTCGATTTGGAGGAAGCCGCCCGAATCGACGGCGCAACCAGAATGCAAACCTATTTCAAGGTCGTGCTTCCCCTTGCAGTACCGGGCGTTTTTACGACTGCCATTCTCGTGTTTATCGCGGCTTGGAATGAATTTTTATTTTCTTTAACCATTAATACAGATGAACCATTTAAAACGGTTCCCGTCGGCATCGCCATGTTCAGAGGGCAATACACGATACCATGGGGAGAAATAAGCGCAGCGACTGTCATCGTAACCGTTCCGCTTGTCATACTCGTCCTGCTTTTTCAACGCAGAATTGTGTCAGGACTTACATCAGGCTCTGTAAAAGAATGA
- a CDS encoding protoglobin domain-containing protein, with protein sequence MLFGKKNEPLIFKWLQAGTGQRINSELSGEMKRQLQMISLEEEDLEILSRLKPIVSREIETIVNKFYQNLAIESSLEETINRHSSVERLKKTLMIHIQEMFTGRIEEEFLEKRKRIAHIHLRIGLIPKWYICAFLEFAFIIYHPF encoded by the coding sequence TTGTTATTTGGTAAAAAGAATGAACCGCTTATTTTTAAGTGGCTGCAAGCCGGAACGGGGCAAAGAATCAATTCAGAATTAAGCGGGGAGATGAAAAGACAACTGCAAATGATCAGCCTGGAGGAAGAGGATCTTGAGATTTTATCACGTCTTAAACCAATCGTAAGCAGAGAGATTGAAACTATCGTCAACAAATTTTATCAAAACCTTGCGATAGAAAGCTCCCTCGAAGAAACGATCAATCGGCACAGCTCAGTGGAGAGGTTAAAAAAAACGCTGATGATCCATATCCAGGAAATGTTCACAGGAAGGATAGAAGAAGAGTTTTTAGAAAAAAGAAAAAGAATCGCACATATTCATCTTCGGATCGGGCTGATTCCCAAATGGTACATATGTGCATTTTTAGAATTTGCTTTTATCATTTATCATCCTTTTTGA